A genomic segment from Oncorhynchus clarkii lewisi isolate Uvic-CL-2024 chromosome 12, UVic_Ocla_1.0, whole genome shotgun sequence encodes:
- the LOC139423120 gene encoding microfibrillar-associated protein 3-like gives MSHRQAHSYTLITKCVCMIITQLFASGHAEEMTKDGTQNRSLVSIHYLASLPTLRDIIVKEGASTLIECNVTGKPDDIQWYNSKGHVLDAEEGGGKWLIQDKGVLNITTVSFEDRGRYTCIASSSAGTSNYTITLRVAYVHSGLGLYYVIVCLIAFTITMILNVTRLCMVSSHLKKTEKAINEFFRTEGAEKLQKAYEIAKRIPIITSAKTMEWAKVTQLKTMEFARHMEELARSVPLPQTILSCRAFVEEVVETVHTSVGATSLQKAIEPANPEGRGKTCEVQMSAEQQGPAAHGREDGDGVDGTIENSLDIEVSVHPMSKCEDERWAEGDEVSVPMLGPCSSGSVAYESCI, from the exons ATGTCACATAGACAAGCACACAGCTACACACTGATTACaaagtgtgtgtgcatgatcATCACACAACTCTTTGCCTCTGGACATGCAGAAGAAATGACAAAAGATGGAACACAGAACCGTTCTCTGGTATCCATCCACTACCTTGCCAGTTTACCTACTCTCCGGGATATCATAGTGAAAGAGGGAGCCAGCACTCTGATTGAGTGCAATGTCACTGGAAAGCCAGATGACATTCAGTGGTACAATTCCAAAGGGCATGTTCTGGATGCGGAAGAGGGAG GTGGGAAATGGCTGATTCAGGACAAGGGCGTTTTAAATATCACAACGGTCAGTTTTGAAGACCGAGGCCGATACACCTGCATAGCCTCCAGCTCGGCAGGGACCTCCAACTACACCATCACCTTACGGGTGGCCTACGTCCACAGCGGCCTGGGCCTGTACTACGTCATTGTGTGTCTCATCGCCTTCACCATCACCATGATCCTCAATGTCACGCGCCTCTGCATGGTCAGCAGTCACTTGAAGAAGACGGAGAAGGCCATCAACGAGTTCTTCCGCACCGAGGGAGCTGAGAAGCTCCAGAAGGCCTACGAGATAGCCAAGCGCATCCCCATCATCACCTCAGCCAAGACCATGGAGTGGGCCAAGGTCACCCAGCTCAAGACCATGGAGTTTGCCCGCCACATGGAGGAGCTGGCCCGCAGTGTGCCACTTCCCCAGACCATCCTCAGTTGCAGGGCCTTTGTGGAGGAGGTTGTGGAGACGGTGCACACCTCGGTGGGGGCGACAAGCCTCCAGAAAGCTATAGAGCCAGCCAACCCAGAGGGGAGAGGTAAAACCTGTGAGGTCCAGATGTCAGCAGAGCAGCAGGGTCCAGCAGCACATGGCAGAGAGgatggtgatggtgttgatggtacCATTGAAAACAGCCTGGACATTGAGGTGTCTGTACACCCTATGTCCAAGTGTGAGGATGAGAGGTGGGCTGAAGGGGATGAGGTGTCTGTACCCATGCTGGGGCCATGCTCCAGTGGGAGTGTGGCTTATGAAAGTTGTATTTAG